In Terriglobales bacterium, a single window of DNA contains:
- a CDS encoding ABC transporter permease — protein sequence MNLETLWQDFRHGFRLLRLNPGFTTVALLSLALGIGANTAIFQLLDAVRLRMLPVKNPQELVELRIDSKTGRSGSFVNGYSQFTYAQWEALRSRQQVFSDLFAWGPERLNLASGGEVRNADALWVSGNALNALGVQPILGRVFTPADDYRGCGLPGAVISYSFWQREYGGDPGVIGRKLSLNSHPLEIIGVTPASFYGMIVGRSFDVAVPLCGQAAINPAAVNGDTSVLDVPYVWWLSIMGRLKPGVSMTTATAQLNAIAPALFHDTMPAGWAGERAHEYLSFRFKMLPAGNGASNLREDYSTPLWVLLGIAGLVLLIACANLANLMLARASAREREIAVRLAVGASRSRITRQLLTESLLLA from the coding sequence ATGAACCTCGAAACTCTGTGGCAAGACTTCCGGCATGGGTTCAGGCTGTTGCGCCTGAATCCAGGGTTCACAACCGTTGCATTGCTCTCCCTCGCGTTAGGAATCGGCGCGAATACCGCGATTTTCCAATTGCTCGACGCGGTGCGCCTTCGCATGCTGCCGGTGAAGAATCCGCAAGAGCTTGTCGAGCTCCGCATTGATTCCAAGACTGGCCGCAGCGGATCGTTCGTCAACGGCTACTCGCAGTTCACCTATGCCCAGTGGGAGGCCTTGCGCTCTCGCCAACAGGTCTTTTCCGATCTTTTTGCCTGGGGGCCGGAGCGGCTCAATCTTGCTTCCGGCGGCGAGGTACGCAACGCGGATGCACTTTGGGTAAGCGGAAACGCCTTGAATGCTTTGGGTGTGCAGCCCATTTTGGGACGTGTCTTCACTCCCGCCGACGATTATCGGGGCTGCGGACTGCCAGGAGCTGTAATCAGCTATTCGTTCTGGCAGCGGGAGTACGGCGGTGATCCCGGCGTCATCGGACGCAAGCTGAGCCTGAACAGCCATCCTTTGGAAATTATCGGTGTAACTCCTGCAAGCTTCTACGGAATGATTGTCGGGCGCAGTTTCGATGTTGCCGTTCCCCTTTGCGGTCAAGCGGCAATCAATCCGGCAGCCGTGAATGGCGACACCAGCGTGCTTGATGTGCCATATGTTTGGTGGCTGAGCATCATGGGTCGGCTCAAGCCCGGCGTATCGATGACTACGGCGACGGCGCAGCTCAATGCGATTGCTCCAGCTCTGTTTCATGACACGATGCCTGCCGGATGGGCGGGAGAGCGCGCGCACGAGTATCTGAGCTTCCGCTTCAAGATGTTGCCGGCAGGAAACGGCGCATCGAATCTGCGCGAGGATTACAGCACGCCGTTGTGGGTGTTGTTGGGCATTGCCGGACTGGTGCTGCTCATCGCGTGCGCGAATCTCGCCAACCTGATGCTTGCCCGTGCCAGTGCCCGGGAACGTGAGATCGCAGTGAGGCTGGCGGTTGGAGCTTCCCGCTCGCGCATCACCCGCCAGTTGCTTACCGAAAGTCTGCTGCTCGC
- a CDS encoding ABC transporter permease: protein MEVVLQDLRFALRQLRTSPGFAAVAVLSLALGIGATTAVFSVIYAVLVNPYPYANVDRMIHLVLRDNSGNPNWVSVTGPQLQQLRQAGPIESAEGMDEWNLTVTGGDLPEDVTAIYFTGGAFNHFGVPMLYGRAILPSDAPEGQDPQPVAVLGYQFWQRHYNGDLSLLGKSIQLTHKTYTVIGIAPPRFTWGDGDVYLPWKFTTDPARGVMPLILLKPGVSHAAANSGLQPLIEQFQKETPKHFPEHFKVAVQGFNDQFLERLGGALNLLFGAVLLLLLIGCGNVSILLLARGTARQHEMAVRSAIGAGRIRIIRQLLTEALLLSFSGTLLGIVLGYSLLKLIVNWLPAFSFPHEAAIKMNMPVLLFSAGLALLTGIIFGIAPALQFSRPQIAQVMQSSTRKMTAGTAGRRTHTALIAGQMALTLLLLASAGAAMQTFVRMMHVPLGYDPHNVMSVGVPIHDNTYTTWQARANYFDQLRNKIASLPQVVAVGISTNATPPDNGWEQRFEISGKPSVEQQRSRVNFVSPEYFSALHIPLLQGRLFDQSEISRGARLAIISQTMAHQYFPNGDALGSQVRVPELKGEAPFSLAVPQSDSWLQVVGIVGDVRDDGLSKPIKPEFYIPYTVMMPVWTQFLVRTQGEPLSILRQVRLQIQSVDPDQQTFHEVRNLEQWISNQQEYAREHMIAFLFAIFGALALGLAAVGLYSVVSYSVAQRTGEFGIRIALGALRKDVLLMVFRSAAASVGLGVLTGLVAVVALNRVLSTWIQGSSRSPIVLLAVSTLMLSVAALACLVPARRASSIDPMEALRYE, encoded by the coding sequence ATGGAAGTTGTGCTACAGGATCTCCGCTTCGCGTTGCGACAGTTGCGCACTTCACCAGGATTTGCTGCCGTTGCCGTCCTTTCTCTAGCTCTCGGTATCGGAGCGACCACTGCCGTCTTTAGCGTGATCTATGCGGTGCTGGTGAATCCTTATCCGTATGCGAACGTCGATCGCATGATTCATCTCGTCCTCCGTGACAACAGTGGCAATCCCAATTGGGTGAGTGTCACCGGACCACAGCTGCAGCAGCTTCGCCAGGCTGGACCGATCGAGAGCGCCGAAGGAATGGACGAGTGGAACCTCACGGTAACCGGCGGGGATCTGCCCGAGGACGTGACCGCAATCTACTTCACCGGCGGAGCCTTCAATCACTTCGGCGTGCCGATGCTTTACGGGCGCGCAATCTTGCCCAGCGACGCGCCCGAAGGACAAGACCCGCAGCCTGTGGCTGTTCTCGGATACCAATTCTGGCAACGCCACTATAACGGCGATCTGTCGCTGCTGGGAAAGTCCATCCAGCTAACACACAAAACCTACACGGTCATCGGAATTGCGCCGCCTCGCTTTACCTGGGGCGATGGCGACGTTTACTTACCGTGGAAGTTCACAACCGATCCGGCGCGCGGGGTAATGCCATTGATACTGCTAAAGCCCGGCGTTTCGCACGCTGCGGCCAACAGCGGTTTGCAGCCGCTGATCGAGCAATTCCAAAAAGAGACTCCAAAGCATTTTCCCGAGCATTTCAAGGTCGCAGTGCAAGGGTTCAACGATCAATTTCTCGAGCGTCTCGGCGGAGCGTTAAACCTTCTCTTCGGCGCTGTGCTCTTGCTGCTGCTGATCGGGTGCGGGAATGTATCGATTCTTCTGCTCGCGCGCGGTACAGCGCGTCAGCATGAGATGGCAGTTCGCTCTGCCATCGGCGCAGGTCGCATACGCATCATTCGCCAGCTTCTGACGGAAGCGCTTCTGCTTTCCTTTTCTGGGACGCTCCTTGGAATCGTCCTTGGATATAGTCTCCTTAAGTTGATCGTCAACTGGCTGCCGGCATTCTCGTTTCCGCACGAAGCCGCTATCAAGATGAACATGCCGGTGCTCTTATTCAGCGCAGGGCTCGCGCTGCTGACCGGAATTATTTTTGGCATCGCGCCGGCATTGCAATTCTCGCGTCCTCAGATCGCTCAAGTGATGCAATCGAGCACGCGCAAGATGACGGCGGGCACAGCAGGCCGCAGAACGCATACGGCGCTTATCGCCGGCCAGATGGCGCTCACGCTATTGCTGCTGGCCTCGGCCGGGGCAGCCATGCAGACCTTCGTACGCATGATGCACGTACCACTTGGCTACGATCCGCATAATGTGATGTCGGTTGGCGTTCCCATTCACGACAACACGTACACCACCTGGCAGGCGCGCGCGAACTACTTCGATCAACTGCGAAACAAAATCGCTTCGCTTCCGCAGGTTGTAGCAGTGGGAATTTCCACCAATGCCACACCTCCTGACAATGGATGGGAGCAGCGCTTCGAGATCTCAGGCAAGCCGTCAGTCGAGCAACAGCGCTCGCGCGTGAACTTCGTTAGCCCGGAGTATTTTTCCGCACTGCACATTCCTTTGCTCCAAGGCAGGTTGTTCGATCAGAGCGAAATCTCGCGCGGCGCTCGCCTTGCCATAATCAGCCAAACTATGGCGCATCAGTATTTCCCGAATGGGGACGCTCTCGGCAGCCAAGTCCGCGTTCCCGAGCTGAAGGGCGAGGCGCCATTTAGTCTCGCTGTCCCGCAGAGCGACTCGTGGCTGCAAGTCGTCGGCATCGTCGGCGACGTTCGCGACGACGGATTGAGCAAGCCCATTAAACCTGAGTTCTACATTCCCTATACGGTAATGATGCCGGTATGGACGCAGTTTCTCGTCCGCACGCAGGGAGAGCCGCTCTCGATCCTGCGGCAGGTTCGTTTGCAGATCCAAAGCGTGGACCCCGACCAGCAAACGTTCCATGAAGTCAGAAATCTCGAACAGTGGATCAGCAACCAGCAGGAGTACGCGCGCGAGCACATGATCGCGTTCCTCTTTGCCATTTTCGGGGCACTGGCGTTAGGCCTTGCTGCGGTTGGACTGTACAGCGTCGTTTCTTACTCGGTCGCGCAGCGTACGGGCGAATTCGGTATCCGAATCGCCCTCGGGGCACTCAGAAAAGACGTGTTGCTGATGGTGTTCCGGTCGGCAGCTGCGAGCGTCGGCTTGGGAGTGTTGACAGGATTGGTAGCAGTCGTCGCGTTGAACCGCGTGCTCTCAACTTGGATTCAGGGAAGCTCGCGCAGTCCGATCGTGCTGCTCGCCGTCAGTACGCTCATGCTGTCAGTCGCGGCGCTCGCCTGTCTGGTGCCGGCAAGGCGCGCATCCAGTATCGATCCAATGGAGGCATTGCGTTACGAGTAG
- a CDS encoding DinB family protein: MHPITESIREAISTAIEGLTEEQLRRHPEGKWDSASILEHLALTYGGTARVMDKCVREGRSLATYATAKHRAAQLLVLGFSYIPGGRKAPDRVVPTGIGGKEARELIFSNLEKMDEALQRCEKQFGGKKKIADHPVLGPIPISGWRKFHLLHTRHHMKQIKERARVCAAADRRTATAR, translated from the coding sequence ATGCATCCGATCACCGAAAGCATCCGCGAGGCGATCTCAACAGCTATCGAGGGGCTGACCGAGGAACAATTGCGGCGGCATCCTGAAGGCAAATGGGACTCCGCTTCCATTTTGGAACACTTGGCGCTTACGTATGGAGGCACTGCGCGAGTGATGGACAAATGCGTGCGGGAAGGACGCTCGCTGGCCACCTACGCTACAGCGAAACATCGCGCCGCTCAGCTCCTGGTACTGGGCTTCAGTTACATTCCCGGTGGGAGAAAGGCGCCTGACCGCGTTGTGCCTACCGGCATCGGCGGCAAAGAAGCGCGGGAACTCATCTTCTCTAACCTGGAAAAGATGGATGAAGCCTTGCAGAGGTGCGAGAAGCAGTTTGGAGGCAAGAAGAAGATTGCCGATCATCCAGTGCTCGGCCCGATTCCCATTTCAGGCTGGCGCAAGTTCCACTTATTGCACACGCGCCATCACATGAAGCAGATCAAGGAACGTGCTCGTGTATGCGCTGCAGCTGACCGCAGGACAGCAACAGCCAGGTAG
- a CDS encoding (2Fe-2S)-binding protein yields MSRKDKNSPPAKPNSPSNSHNGHNGVSRRAFLKSAGAGAAGITAASVLDLSALAQSNGGAKVVGPGAVPVTLNVNGKARQVNIEPRTTLADALRTDLGLTGTKVVCDRGSCSACTVWLDKTPVCSCLTLAIDAAPHKITTIEGLALGEQLHPVQAAFIEHDALQCGFCTPGMIMSCAALVERNPSPTLEDVKMATSGNICRCGTYPKVFDATLAAAKARRA; encoded by the coding sequence ATGTCGAGGAAAGATAAGAACTCTCCTCCGGCGAAACCGAATTCGCCGTCAAATTCCCACAATGGTCACAACGGCGTAAGCCGTCGCGCGTTTCTTAAGAGCGCGGGAGCAGGAGCGGCCGGCATTACCGCGGCATCTGTTCTCGATTTGAGCGCGCTTGCACAGTCGAACGGCGGAGCGAAGGTAGTTGGTCCAGGAGCGGTGCCGGTCACGCTCAACGTAAACGGCAAAGCCCGCCAAGTGAATATTGAGCCACGAACGACCCTGGCCGATGCTCTGCGGACTGATTTGGGGCTGACTGGAACCAAGGTAGTCTGCGACCGCGGTTCCTGTAGCGCGTGTACGGTATGGCTCGATAAGACTCCGGTGTGCTCGTGCTTGACCCTTGCGATCGACGCAGCGCCCCACAAGATCACCACGATTGAAGGCCTGGCTTTGGGCGAACAGCTTCATCCAGTGCAGGCGGCCTTTATCGAGCACGACGCTCTCCAGTGCGGATTCTGCACTCCGGGCATGATTATGAGCTGTGCGGCACTCGTCGAGCGCAATCCCAGTCCAACACTCGAAGACGTGAAGATGGCTACGAGCGGGAACATCTGTCGCTGCGGAACTTATCCGAAAGTCTTTGACGCAACATTGGCGGCTGCCAAGGCACGGAGGGCATAA
- a CDS encoding xanthine dehydrogenase family protein molybdopterin-binding subunit yields the protein MRTLEQESKAQETKPANPAQGAKQESKTVRKNAQHTAAAAGSANGKREEKLVAGIPGAEAENAKLTELTRLVPADAPPPLPANSELRVIGKPATRIDGRMKVTGQAKYTSDIQLPGMLYAALVPSAQPHAQVKSVDTSAAESYPGVKAVHVVQHVYDVAELRDKSKESGKYPTVRFVGQPVAAVAATSYPAAVEAARRVKVEYEPMPFVIDLDEARKPDAPPVYPGAAAQGETAGGGGGGEDVQQHGNVRGPSLGPNDKGKGDPKSALESAHAKAQATYRTQVQTHSALEPHGVVADWKPDMLTVWASTQSTSSVRDEMAAIFHLPKTKVRVITEYMGGGFGAKFGAGNSGAIAAALSQKTGAPVRLMYHRREEHALGGNRPDSEQTLHIAASQDSKLAALHLTAYGTAGTATGAGSAGPVQNMYDCPNVLTEESDVFINAGPGTSFRAPGHPQGCFALEQAVDELAEKLGVDPLELRDKNDSHPARREERRIGAQLVNWSQRRKAGSDPGPVKRGMGVAQSVWYRINSMDSACEVRIGRDGSVELLSAVQDIGGGIRTALAQVVAEELGLTPHDIHIRIGDTHFPPGPPSGGSMTTSSITPAARNAAHEAKIQLLQQVAPALGTSADNLALQDGKVVARNGGKSLTFKQAAAKIKTDEIAARAKRVPDYARAHVTLGGVQFAEVAVDTETGVVKVEKVTAVHDCGRPINPLALESQINGGILQGISFSLYENRILDRNTGIPVNPDLEFYKLAGPREVPQIKIHVIEDYLALSSTDASGIGEPSTIPTSAAIANAFYNATGVRIRHLPMTPAKVLAALHASEKGESA from the coding sequence ATGAGAACCCTCGAACAAGAATCCAAAGCCCAAGAGACTAAGCCCGCAAATCCGGCTCAGGGAGCTAAGCAGGAATCGAAGACGGTTAGAAAGAACGCGCAGCACACCGCTGCAGCCGCTGGTTCCGCAAATGGAAAGCGCGAGGAAAAATTAGTTGCCGGCATTCCAGGCGCAGAAGCCGAAAATGCCAAGCTCACAGAGCTCACTCGATTAGTTCCGGCCGATGCTCCGCCTCCATTGCCTGCGAACTCCGAGCTGCGCGTGATCGGCAAGCCTGCCACCCGCATTGATGGCCGGATGAAGGTTACCGGTCAGGCGAAGTACACGTCAGACATCCAGCTTCCTGGGATGCTATACGCTGCGCTGGTTCCCTCAGCGCAGCCGCATGCACAGGTGAAGTCGGTCGACACCAGCGCAGCGGAATCGTATCCCGGCGTGAAGGCCGTACACGTGGTGCAACACGTCTATGACGTAGCCGAGCTTAGGGACAAGAGCAAAGAATCCGGCAAATATCCGACGGTGCGCTTCGTCGGTCAGCCGGTCGCGGCCGTTGCCGCGACCTCATATCCGGCTGCAGTCGAAGCAGCGCGGCGCGTGAAAGTCGAATATGAGCCGATGCCGTTCGTCATCGACCTCGACGAAGCACGCAAGCCGGATGCTCCTCCGGTGTATCCGGGAGCTGCCGCTCAAGGCGAAACTGCAGGTGGAGGTGGCGGAGGTGAAGATGTTCAGCAGCACGGCAACGTTCGTGGTCCGTCGCTAGGTCCGAACGACAAGGGAAAAGGTGATCCCAAATCGGCACTCGAATCCGCTCACGCCAAGGCCCAGGCCACATATCGCACACAGGTGCAAACGCACTCGGCGCTGGAGCCTCACGGAGTAGTCGCCGATTGGAAGCCGGACATGCTGACCGTCTGGGCCTCGACTCAGTCAACCAGCAGCGTGCGCGATGAGATGGCAGCCATCTTCCATCTGCCCAAGACAAAGGTGCGCGTGATTACCGAGTACATGGGCGGCGGCTTCGGAGCGAAGTTCGGAGCCGGCAACTCCGGAGCAATCGCTGCAGCGCTGTCGCAGAAAACCGGCGCTCCAGTGCGGCTGATGTACCACCGTCGCGAGGAGCATGCGCTCGGAGGCAATCGTCCCGATTCGGAACAGACGCTGCACATTGCGGCGAGCCAGGACAGCAAGCTGGCGGCGCTGCATTTGACTGCCTATGGAACTGCGGGCACAGCTACCGGTGCAGGAAGTGCTGGGCCGGTGCAGAACATGTACGACTGTCCGAACGTACTCACCGAAGAGAGCGACGTGTTCATCAACGCCGGTCCGGGCACATCGTTCCGCGCGCCCGGACATCCACAAGGATGCTTCGCGCTGGAGCAGGCAGTCGACGAACTTGCAGAGAAGCTCGGAGTCGACCCCTTGGAGCTGCGCGACAAGAACGACTCGCATCCGGCACGCCGCGAAGAGCGCCGCATAGGCGCGCAGCTTGTGAACTGGTCGCAGCGGCGCAAGGCCGGTTCAGATCCTGGTCCGGTGAAGCGCGGAATGGGAGTGGCGCAGTCGGTGTGGTATCGCATCAATAGCATGGATTCCGCCTGCGAAGTTCGTATTGGCCGCGATGGTTCTGTCGAATTGCTCTCCGCAGTGCAGGACATCGGTGGCGGCATTCGTACCGCTCTTGCGCAAGTGGTGGCGGAAGAACTCGGTCTCACGCCCCATGACATTCACATCCGCATCGGCGACACGCACTTCCCGCCCGGGCCGCCATCGGGTGGAAGCATGACCACCAGCTCCATCACTCCTGCCGCTCGCAATGCGGCACACGAAGCCAAAATTCAGTTGCTGCAGCAGGTCGCTCCCGCTTTGGGAACGAGTGCCGACAACTTGGCACTGCAGGACGGCAAAGTCGTCGCCAGGAACGGCGGCAAATCGCTGACCTTCAAGCAGGCGGCAGCGAAGATCAAAACCGACGAGATCGCCGCACGGGCCAAGCGCGTCCCCGACTATGCCAGGGCTCACGTCACGCTTGGCGGCGTGCAATTTGCCGAAGTGGCCGTCGACACCGAAACGGGAGTCGTAAAGGTAGAGAAGGTCACGGCGGTTCACGATTGCGGACGCCCGATTAATCCACTGGCGCTAGAGAGCCAGATCAACGGCGGGATTCTGCAGGGAATCTCGTTCTCGCTGTACGAGAACCGCATTCTCGATCGCAATACCGGCATTCCCGTGAATCCCGATTTGGAATTCTACAAACTCGCGGGGCCGCGTGAGGTGCCGCAAATCAAGATTCATGTCATCGAAGACTATCTTGCACTTAGCTCGACGGACGCGAGCGGGATCGGAGAGCCCTCGACCATTCCGACCTCGGCAGCCATTGCCAATGCGTTCTATAACGCAACCGGCGTTCGCATCCGGCACCTGCCGATGACTCCGGCAAAGGTCTTAGCCGCTCTGCACGCGAGCGAAAAAGGAGAGAGCGCATGA
- a CDS encoding FAD binding domain-containing protein, with product MSSMYPLNAFEYVEAASIQDALREAANGAVIKAGGVDLLDRMKEGIDAPKRLVNIRHVRGLDQIAEDNDGLRIGPLVTLAQLHANETVRTRYTALAEAAEHSATPQIRNMATIGGNLLQRPRCWYFRSSDFHCLRKGGDKCFAQDGENEYHAIFDNQLCAIVHPSSLAIPLIAFGAHVELTSTQGKRNVAVEDLFVTPEQDVTREASVLPGELITSITVPAPADGTKSAYYKQGEKESFDWPLAAVAVALQMNGESCQKANVILGFAAPTPLRAKSAETKLSGAAISEQSARAAAKEALAGATPMSNNAFKLPIFEAVVRRTILRAAKGAPYPMTIDEAAGVSA from the coding sequence ATGAGCTCGATGTATCCGCTGAACGCATTCGAGTACGTTGAGGCCGCATCGATTCAGGACGCCTTGCGCGAAGCTGCGAACGGAGCAGTCATTAAAGCAGGCGGAGTCGATCTGCTCGACCGCATGAAAGAAGGGATCGACGCGCCGAAGCGGCTGGTGAACATCCGCCACGTACGTGGTCTGGATCAGATCGCGGAAGACAACGACGGCCTGCGCATCGGTCCGCTGGTGACGCTGGCGCAATTGCACGCGAACGAGACCGTGCGCACGCGTTACACTGCGCTCGCCGAAGCAGCCGAGCATTCGGCGACACCGCAAATTCGCAATATGGCAACGATCGGTGGGAACCTTCTGCAGCGTCCACGCTGCTGGTACTTCCGTTCCAGCGATTTTCACTGTCTGCGTAAAGGTGGAGACAAATGCTTTGCGCAGGACGGAGAGAACGAGTACCACGCCATCTTCGATAACCAGCTTTGCGCCATCGTGCATCCATCGTCGTTGGCGATCCCACTGATTGCATTCGGAGCGCACGTTGAACTCACGAGCACGCAAGGAAAGCGCAACGTTGCCGTTGAAGATCTGTTCGTCACGCCCGAGCAGGATGTAACGCGCGAGGCCTCCGTTTTGCCCGGCGAACTGATTACCTCAATCACCGTCCCTGCGCCCGCTGACGGCACCAAGTCGGCCTATTACAAGCAAGGCGAGAAAGAATCTTTCGATTGGCCTCTCGCTGCGGTAGCCGTAGCTCTCCAAATGAACGGCGAGAGTTGCCAGAAAGCGAATGTCATTTTGGGATTCGCCGCGCCTACACCTCTTCGCGCCAAAAGCGCAGAAACCAAGCTGAGTGGCGCCGCAATCTCCGAGCAAAGCGCTCGTGCAGCGGCAAAGGAAGCTCTGGCTGGAGCAACCCCGATGTCGAACAACGCCTTCAAGCTCCCGATATTCGAAGCGGTGGTTCGGCGGACAATTCTGCGCGCGGCCAAGGGCGCTCCATATCCCATGACGATCGACGAAGCCGCAGGAGTGAGCGCATGA
- a CDS encoding class I SAM-dependent methyltransferase has product MSASAANQQPTPVRIFQMLNAFQQTEALRAAIDLDVFTQLSDGPLNASALGKRIGAAPKGARVLCDYLAIAGLLNKDKDQYSLTTEAQMFLSKKSPAYIGSATQFMCSDYHLRNFSQLAEAVRHGGCGVQDSSTSPENPMWVNFARGMAPLRVPAAEFIAKLVGADQQRPIKVLDIAASHGLFGITIAKHNPKAEIVALDWRPVLEVAKENAAKAGIQNRYKTIAGSAFDVDFGSGYDVALVTAFLHHFDVATNERFLRKIHSALKPGGVVATLEFVPNDDRITPPHAAGFALIMLSNTASGDAYTFRELDQMFRNAGFGPSELHNNPNSIDQVIITKK; this is encoded by the coding sequence ATGTCAGCATCAGCAGCCAATCAGCAACCGACTCCGGTTCGAATCTTCCAGATGCTCAATGCCTTTCAGCAAACGGAGGCCCTGCGAGCAGCCATTGATCTTGATGTATTCACGCAACTTAGCGATGGCCCGCTCAATGCCAGTGCGCTCGGGAAGCGCATCGGAGCCGCTCCTAAGGGAGCCAGAGTTCTATGCGACTACCTGGCCATTGCAGGCCTCCTCAATAAAGACAAAGACCAGTACTCGCTCACTACCGAGGCCCAGATGTTCCTCAGCAAGAAGTCACCGGCGTACATCGGCTCGGCGACTCAGTTCATGTGCAGCGATTATCACCTGCGCAATTTTTCCCAACTGGCTGAGGCCGTCCGCCACGGTGGATGTGGCGTACAGGACTCCAGCACGTCGCCCGAGAATCCTATGTGGGTGAACTTCGCGCGTGGCATGGCTCCGCTGCGTGTGCCTGCTGCGGAATTCATTGCCAAGCTGGTTGGCGCCGATCAGCAAAGGCCGATCAAGGTGCTCGACATCGCTGCAAGTCACGGACTGTTCGGTATCACCATCGCGAAACACAATCCGAAAGCGGAAATCGTGGCGCTCGACTGGCGGCCGGTGCTCGAAGTGGCCAAGGAGAACGCGGCGAAGGCTGGAATCCAGAACCGCTATAAGACAATTGCCGGCAGTGCCTTCGATGTCGACTTTGGCAGCGGATACGATGTCGCGCTAGTCACTGCGTTCCTCCATCACTTCGATGTCGCTACAAACGAGAGGTTTCTCCGCAAGATTCATAGCGCATTGAAGCCAGGAGGAGTTGTAGCCACGTTGGAGTTCGTGCCTAACGACGACCGCATAACGCCACCACACGCGGCCGGGTTTGCGCTGATCATGCTTTCGAACACAGCGTCTGGCGACGCATACACGTTCCGCGAGCTCGATCAGATGTTCCGCAATGCAGGCTTCGGTCCGAGCGAGCTACACAATAACCCCAACAGCATCGATCAGGTGATCATCACGAAGAAGTAA